In the Lagenorhynchus albirostris chromosome 16, mLagAlb1.1, whole genome shotgun sequence genome, GCGAGGGAGCCTTGACCCTGTGCTCTCCACACACCGGCAAACAGAAGATGCTGACGCGGAGGCCGCAGAGCTGAACGGCTCCCGCTGAAGCACGTCCCAGGCCCAGTTCTGCCGCCTCTTGGGTTGAGCCAGAGCCCGAAAAGCCAAAGGCGTTCAGGCAGCCGTTCCTTTTTCTGGTTTCCTACCAGTGTCTTACGTGCAGCCGCACTGCACGCTGTGCTGTGCACTCGTAAATCTGTTCTTTCAAAGGGTTTCAGGTGCTCTGTCCTACTCACAGCCCCCAACCCCACACACACGCTTTCCTGCGTCTTGTTACAATGAAGACCCTCACGTAGCTTATATAGATGCTTCCTTCGGAGGAAGTAGACCCCACTGCGGAGTGTCAGAGAGAGAACACCAGGCAGGAAGATTAGGGCGGAGATGGAGCCGGGCACCAGAGCGGCAAGGGAGGGGCCCAAAGTGCCGGCCTAAGGTGGCGGGAGGCCCTGAAAGGAGGGACAGGCTGGACGATGGAAGGCAGAGGGCCTCCCGTCCCAGGGCTCCCCTTCTTCGGGAGGACAACTGACTAGGTCATCTGCTTAGAGAGGCGTGGACGTGCCTGGAACCCCAATCCAGGAAACACCCAGAGGATGACCACAGCTCAACAACAACACCCACAaccaggggctgccctggtggcgcaggggttaagaacccgcctgccactgcaggggacacgggtttgatccctggtccgggaggatcccacatgccacggagcaactaagcccatgaaccgcaactactgggcctgcgctctagagcccacgagacacaactactgagcctgtgctctagagcccacgagccacaactactgagcccgcatgctgcaactactgaagcctgtgcacctagagcccatgctccgcaacacgagaagccaccgcaatgagaagcccgtgcgccacaactacagagcctgccctctagagcccgcgagccacagctactgaagccctcaagcctagagcccgtgctccacaacaagagaagccaccgcaatgagaagcccgcgcactgcaacgaagagtagcccccgctcgccgcaactagagaaagcctgcgtgctgcaaagaagacccaatgcagccaaaaataaataaaataaatatattaaaaacaaaacaaaacaaaacacagcctCCCTCTGAAATACacctacctatttatttatttatttatttattcattttctcttctctttgctgAGTTTTCTCAAGCAATGCAGAACAGCTGGTAAAGACAACAGTTGGCGCTCCACAAAACTGGGAAAACATGGAGAAGCCACCCATGCTGCCTATTCTCTTGTAGGGCTCTTTCTTCACGACACACGGCACTGCAGCCAGTGAACCTCTcacatctttctcttcctttccctctgttcCCAGAAAGAAGTCCTTTCTTTAGGACTTTCTTTAGGACTCCTCCCTGGACACCTAACCAGGCCCATCATTCCTGAGGCAAGTCTCCCGTGGTCCCCAAACAAGCACGGCTGCTCTCCTGGCAGAGGCTTGGGGTCCCAGCCACTTCCCCCATGTCCCTTGGGACATCTGCAGGTCCCTTCCTCACTGACACTGCAGCCCAGCCTCCCAGGCCCCTGCGTGGAGCGGGCATCCAAATCCCACCCACGCTGCCGCCTTCCCCCTCGAGTCCTCTGCTCACTGCCCCCTGCGTCCCTTCCGTACCTGCCCTCACACAACTGGGGAAGGGCGGTGGGCCTCTGGGACACAACCACGGAACAGGCAAACGGGTCACGgcaccagacggcttcacagaaCACGTCTCCTGCCTGTGCGTTGGTCGCCAAGCTGAGCGACAACCCAGCAGACCTGAACCCAGAAGTCCTCCGAGGgatggcagaggaaggagaaaatggggGCATCTGTGGTCCGCCCACCCACGTGAGGTGGCCCTGGCCACTCGGGAGGAAGGAGCCCCTGGCCGGAAGCAAGGCACCCACCTGTACAGGCACGGGTTCCGAGAACAGAGCACCCTCCGTGTCCCCCACGGGCTCGGAGGCGGCGGCTTCGCTCAGCGGGCTGCTGCAGGCCTGGGCGGGCTGGGGTCTCTCTCGCTCCACGCTGACGCTGGGCAGGACCCCCTGCTCCTGGCGCAGGCTGCTGGACTTTTCCACCTTGGCCTCCCTGGCCTTCGGGGCGGGCTCCTGCCGGTAACAGACAGGCAAGaccttttcccctttctccataGACTTGATCTGGCTGGGGGTCAGCGACTGGAACTCGGCCTCAGGGCCCTCCCCGCGGGACCGCTCTGCATTGATCTTCCAGAAGGACGCTTCCTCTTCCTTCCGGGCGGCGGGACCCAGAGCATCCAGGCTGGAGGACTTGCTGCCCTGGGAGGGTCGGAGGGCCTGCGAGCCCTGAGGGGCTTTGGACAGCGGCCTGGGCTCGGTGGAGGTGCTGCAGCTCGGCTCTTGGATGGACAAGAAGGACACGCTGAACTCCATCTGACTCTAGCGGGatgcggggagggagggaaagaagagagcGACACATGCGGTCAACGGGACAGGTGTGCCGGCCCACACGTCCCCCCAGTGGCAACAGCGCCGCCTGCTGTCCATTTGCTGGCACTGCCTGCCCGCCATCACAGCCCTGAAACGCGGCACAAGCTGTCACATCCTGTCACACTGGAGGCTACGAACAGCTCGGACTCCTGAATCTGACTGACGACTAAGGCCTCTGCTTGGTGGGCAGATCACCCACCCGCCTCTTCAGGAGGGACTCCCGCCCCTTCCTGAGGAGTGTGACTGCCCCCCAGGGGGTGACAAGGAAGGGTGCACAGTCAGCACGACAGCACTGCAGTGAGGGTCAAAACCCAGAACCAAGTCC is a window encoding:
- the C16H1orf198 gene encoding uncharacterized protein C1orf198 homolog isoform X2, with protein sequence MASMAAAIAASRSAVMSGNRPLDDRERKRFTYFSSLSPMARKIMQDKEKIREKYGPEWARLPPAQQDEIIDRCLVAPSAPAPRDSGDPEELARFPGLRGPTGQKVVRFGDESQMEFSVSFLSIQEPSCSTSTEPRPLSKAPQGSQALRPSQGSKSSSLDALGPAARKEEEASFWKINAERSRGEGPEAEFQSLTPSQIKSMEKGEKVLPVCYRQEPAPKAREAKVEKSSSLRQEQGVLPSVSVERERPQPAQACSSPLSEAAASEPVGDTEGALFSEPVPVQVNSSNVILKTGFDFLDNW
- the C16H1orf198 gene encoding uncharacterized protein C1orf198 homolog isoform X1, producing MASMAAAIAASRSAVMSGNRPLDDRERKRFTYFSSLSPMARKIMQDKEKIREKYGPEWARLPPAQQDEIIDRCLVAPSAPAPRDSGDPEELARFPGLRGPTGQKVVRFGDEDITWQDEHSAPFSWETRSQMEFSVSFLSIQEPSCSTSTEPRPLSKAPQGSQALRPSQGSKSSSLDALGPAARKEEEASFWKINAERSRGEGPEAEFQSLTPSQIKSMEKGEKVLPVCYRQEPAPKAREAKVEKSSSLRQEQGVLPSVSVERERPQPAQACSSPLSEAAASEPVGDTEGALFSEPVPVQVNSSNVILKTGFDFLDNW